CCACCCGAATCGGGAAGCGTCCCTGCAGTTCAGGAATAAGGTCGGAAGGCTTTGCCATATGAAAGGCCCCGGCTGCGATAAACAAAATATGATCTGTGGAAACCGGACCATGCTTTGTCACGATTGTTGATCCTTCAATAATCGGCAGGATATCTCGCTGAACGCCTTCCCTTGAAACATTGGCCTGATTTTCGCCTTTTGCGGCAATCTTATCGATTTCATCTATAAAAATCATTCCGGACTGTTCTACTTTTTCCACAGCTTCCTGACCAATTTCATCCATATCAATCAGCTTTTGGGCTTCTTCCTGGGTAAGAACTTTTCGGGCGTCTTTAACGGTCAGCTTTCGCTTTTTCTTTTTCTTAGGCATAAACTGACTGAAAGCATCCTGCATATTCATCCCCATTTGTTCCATACCTGACCCCTGCAGCATGTCAAACATGGAAGACTGATTTTCTTCTACTTCAACAGTAACCATACGATCTTCAAGCTCTCCTAAATCGAGCTGATGACGGATCCGGCTGCGCTTCGTTTCAATTTCTTTATCTTCTTCATTTGTCTCAGGTGCAGATTCTGTTGGATTACTTTGCTGAAACAGCATTTCAAATGGATTTTTCATCGTATTTGACTGTTTCTTTCTAGAAGGCACGAGCAAATTAACTAGGCGTTTATTCGCCTGTTCTTCGGCTCTTTCCTTGACGGCTTCCATCTTTTCTTCTTTAACCATCCGGACAGCCATTTCCACAAGGTCGCGTACCATCGATTCGACGTCACGGCCTACATAACCCACTTCCGTAAATTTGGTCGCTTCCACTTTCACAAAGGGAGCCCCGACCAGCTTCGCCAGGCGGCGGGCAACTTCTGTCTTACCAACCCCGGTAGGTCCTATCATTAAAATATTTTTAGGTACAACCTCGTTTTTTAAGTCATCTGACAGCTGCATTCTCCGATATCGGTTACGCAAAGCCACCGCCACCGACCGCTTCGCATCTGTCTGACCGATAATGTATTGATCCAAACGCTCAACGATTTGCTTAGGCGTTAATTCAATAGACACGATGGCATCCTCCTCATTCAAGTACCTCTAAAGTTATTTGGTTATTCGTAAACACGCAGATCTCCCCGGCAATTTCCAGGGCTGCTTTAGCGATCTCAGGAGCTGTTTTGTCTGGAGAATACCGCTTTAACGCCCGGCCGGCACTTAGTGCATAATTTCCGCCAGAGCCGATAGATAAAATACCATCATCCGGTTCTATTACTTCCCCAGTTCCAGAGACTAAAAACATTTTATCTCGATTCATAACGATCAGCATGGCTTCAAGTTTCCTCAAAACCTGATCACTTCGCCATTCCTTAGCTAATTCAACCGATGCTCTCGCCAGGTTGCCATCAAAAGCTTCGAGCTTCGCTTCAAACTTTTCAAACAGTGTAAAAGCATCAGCCACGGAACCGGCAAAGCCCGCTAACACTTTATCGTTAAATAACCGGCGTACTTTTACAGCTTTATGCTTCATCACTACCTGATTGCCGAGTGTCACCTGCCCGTCTCCACTCATCGCGGAAAGGCCATTGTGCTGAACGGCGAAAATAGTTGTCGCATGAAATTGCTGGTTCATTTAAGCACCTCATTCTTTATTGGCACGGGGATGGCTGCTCATATAGACATTTCTGAGCCGATCCTTTGTGACATGTGTATAAATCTGAGTCGAAGCTAAATGTTCGTGCCCTAATAATTCTTGTACAGAGCGTAAATCTGCTCCCTCATTAATTAAATGTGTAGCAAAGGTATGTCTAAGCTTGTGAGGATGAATATTTACGGTCAGGGCAGCTTCATCCACCATTTTGTTTAAAATATTCCGCACGCCTCTTGCTGTTATCCCGTTTCCTCTAGCATTAAGAAAAACTATTTCTGTTTCCTGTCCGCTTTTCTTCTGCAGTACCTTGCGGCCGTCTTCTAAATAACGGATGAGGGCATCCTTCGCAAAATCACCGAACGGGACATAGCGCTCTTTTCGTCCTTTTCCTCGTACGAGTACCGTTGTCAATGATAAATCAATATCTGAGAGCTTCAGGCCTACACATTCACTTACACGCATGCCTGTGGCGTAAAGGATTTCTAAAATCGCTTGATTTCTCTGCCCAAGCGATGTCGCAAGGTCGTTTACGGTAAATAACTTTTTCAGTTCTTCTTCATAAAAGAACTGGGGAATCGGATGGGTTTGTTTTGGTAAGTGGATTCGTAAAAATGGGTTATTTTTTACGATGTTTTCCCGTTCTAAGAAACGGTAAAAGCTTCTGAGACATGAAAGCCTCTTAGAGACTGACCTTCTCGATAAGTTCTGATCGTAAAGGCCTGATAAGTAAATCCTGATGACTGAATCGTCAATCTCCTTAATATCGTCAAGGCCCTCTCTGTTCATGAATTCAAATAAATTTTCAATTTCATCGCTATATTGTTCTACCGTTAGGGGTGATGCATTTTTTTCAATCTGTAAGTATTCCATAAAAAGCTGCTTTGACTTTTGTCGGTCTTCCATAAGTCACCTCGCAAAGCGTTTAAATTTTATCACACTAACCCCTATTATAACAACGAATTTAATAAAATTGTAACAAAATTCTGAATTGTTCTCAGTCTACCCTTATAGTATACGGCCACAGCTGTAAAATATAAACATGGAAATTCACTGTCAAGTATATTACCTTACCAAACGGTAATTATAGCGGTCCGGCCGGTCAGTGTCAATCAATTCCCTTTTAAAAAAATCCTATGATCGACCGGGGGCCGACCATAGGACGTTAAGATTGCTGTGCTTCTTTATAATCACATTCTGTACACTCAATTTGTGTACCCTTTTTCTTTTTCTTCTCAACAAGCAGAGAGCTGCATTTTGGACATGGGCGCGTAATCGGCTTATCCCAGGAGATGAAGTCACACTCTGGAAAACGTTCACATCCAAAGAATTTGCGGTTCTTCTTGCTCTTTCTTTCGACAACTTCTCCTTCTTTACATTTCGGACAAGTCACGTCGATCTTTTTCAAAATCGGTTTCGTATTCCGGCACTCCGGGAAGTTGGAGCACGCTAAAAACTTGCCGTATCTTCCCATTTTGTAAACCATTTCATGCCCGCAGTTTTCGCAGTCAATGCCGGCAGGTTCATCTTTAATTTCCACATTTTCCATTTCTTTCTCGGCTTTTTGCAAGCGGGGCTCAAACCCTTGATAGAATTCAGAGATAATAGAAACCCAGTCCTGCTTGCCTTCTTCAATGGAATCGAGTTCATCTTCCATTTCTTTTGTAAAATCAACATCGATGATTTCGGGGAAGTATTCTTTTAACTGGTCAAGCACGATTTCACCCAGCTCGGTCGGCACAAAACGTTTATTATCAAGAGCCACATAACCACGGCGCTGAATCGTATCGAGCGTCGGTGCATAAGTGGACGGTCTTCCAATCCCCAGTTCTTCTAACGTACGGACGAGACGGGCCTCTGTATAACGCGGAGGCGGCTGGGTGAAATGCTGATTCGGCTTGATCTCTTCTGCTTTCACCTTCATGCCCTCTTCCAGGTTAGGAAGCAGCTTGTCAGTTTCTTTTTTCTGATCATCCCGACCTTCAATGTAGATCTTCATGAAACCTTTGAATTTCACTTTAGAACCAGTTGCTCGGAACTCTACACCTTGATTATACAAGTGAACCGTCATCGTATCTAATACAGCCGGAGCCATCTGGCTCGCGATAAAACGATCCCAGATCAGTTTATAAAGACGGTACTGGTCTCTTGATAAAACAGACTTCATAGACTTGGGATCTCTATTAGCTGAAGTTGGACGGATGGCTTCATGAGCATCTTGAGCTCCGCCGCTTTTTCCTTTTGCTCCACCTTTACCGGCAGCTAAATACTCTTTTCCGAAGTTTTCCTGAATATAGTCTTTTGCTTCTTCCTTCGCTGTGTTGGAAAGCCTTGTGGAATCGGTACGCATATAGGTGATTAAACCAGTAATGCCCTGTTTTCCTTTAAGGTCAATT
This window of the Halobacillus sp. Marseille-Q1614 genome carries:
- the hslU gene encoding HslU--HslV peptidase ATPase subunit, translated to MSIELTPKQIVERLDQYIIGQTDAKRSVAVALRNRYRRMQLSDDLKNEVVPKNILMIGPTGVGKTEVARRLAKLVGAPFVKVEATKFTEVGYVGRDVESMVRDLVEMAVRMVKEEKMEAVKERAEEQANKRLVNLLVPSRKKQSNTMKNPFEMLFQQSNPTESAPETNEEDKEIETKRSRIRHQLDLGELEDRMVTVEVEENQSSMFDMLQGSGMEQMGMNMQDAFSQFMPKKKKKRKLTVKDARKVLTQEEAQKLIDMDEIGQEAVEKVEQSGMIFIDEIDKIAAKGENQANVSREGVQRDILPIIEGSTIVTKHGPVSTDHILFIAAGAFHMAKPSDLIPELQGRFPIRVELNKLTVEDFRSILVEPSNALLKQYKALLETEGIKVEFSDEAITRIAEIAFEVNQETDNIGARRLHTILEKLLEDLSFEAPDINMATIDITPQYVESKLSTIVKNKDLSRFIL
- the hslV gene encoding ATP-dependent protease subunit HslV, which translates into the protein MNQQFHATTIFAVQHNGLSAMSGDGQVTLGNQVVMKHKAVKVRRLFNDKVLAGFAGSVADAFTLFEKFEAKLEAFDGNLARASVELAKEWRSDQVLRKLEAMLIVMNRDKMFLVSGTGEVIEPDDGILSIGSGGNYALSAGRALKRYSPDKTAPEIAKAALEIAGEICVFTNNQITLEVLE
- the xerC gene encoding tyrosine recombinase XerC, whose product is MEDRQKSKQLFMEYLQIEKNASPLTVEQYSDEIENLFEFMNREGLDDIKEIDDSVIRIYLSGLYDQNLSRRSVSKRLSCLRSFYRFLERENIVKNNPFLRIHLPKQTHPIPQFFYEEELKKLFTVNDLATSLGQRNQAILEILYATGMRVSECVGLKLSDIDLSLTTVLVRGKGRKERYVPFGDFAKDALIRYLEDGRKVLQKKSGQETEIVFLNARGNGITARGVRNILNKMVDEAALTVNIHPHKLRHTFATHLINEGADLRSVQELLGHEHLASTQIYTHVTKDRLRNVYMSSHPRANKE
- the topA gene encoding type I DNA topoisomerase → MADYLVIVESPAKAKTIERYLGKKYKVKASLGHIRDLPRSQMGVDVDNEFEPKYITIRGKGPVLKELKAAAKKAKRVYLAADPDREGEAIAWHLAHSLEIDDKSDCRVVFNEITKDAIKNSFKQPRSIDTDLVDAQQARRVLDRLVGYNISPILWKKVKKGLSAGRVQSVAVKIIVDRENEIKNFKPEEYWTIDAEFLKDKEPFEGAFYGIDGKKTELKTEDDVKAIQNKLKGDQFTIEKVNKRERRRNPSQPFTTSSLQQEAARKLNFRAKKTMMVAQQLYEGIDLKGKQGITGLITYMRTDSTRLSNTAKEEAKDYIQENFGKEYLAAGKGGAKGKSGGAQDAHEAIRPTSANRDPKSMKSVLSRDQYRLYKLIWDRFIASQMAPAVLDTMTVHLYNQGVEFRATGSKVKFKGFMKIYIEGRDDQKKETDKLLPNLEEGMKVKAEEIKPNQHFTQPPPRYTEARLVRTLEELGIGRPSTYAPTLDTIQRRGYVALDNKRFVPTELGEIVLDQLKEYFPEIIDVDFTKEMEDELDSIEEGKQDWVSIISEFYQGFEPRLQKAEKEMENVEIKDEPAGIDCENCGHEMVYKMGRYGKFLACSNFPECRNTKPILKKIDVTCPKCKEGEVVERKSKKNRKFFGCERFPECDFISWDKPITRPCPKCSSLLVEKKKKKGTQIECTECDYKEAQQS